GGGTTCGCTAGAAGTAAGATGCACCACATACTCCTCACCTGGTTTTACCATGTGATCGTTATTAGTTATAGGCATGCCGAGTAATTTCACTTGCTCATCTTGTATCAATCTCTGGGCTTTACTGCGTGATATGTCACTTTTCAGTTATGTAGGTGTCTAACCTTAATTTTTTCCCATTATTATCAATATTTAAGGTTACATCTATTACAACTACCCCACGCATGCTGCTTTAAATGCTGCTTGAATATCTGGATCTATAAAATCAACTTCTGTACTAGGAAGATAGCCCTGTTTTTCAATATGGCAAGTTGTCTGAGAACCGTCTTTCCAGTGGATTATTATCTTGTTGTCAAGGTTCCGCAACGTTGCCTTTTCTCCTAGCTTAATGGATTCTAAAACGTAATACAAAAATTCACTTGGTTTGCCGTTGATTTTTTCTTGCCGTTCATTTGTTTCTTCTTGCTTCCTATTTATCTTTCCTTGCTCAGCAAGCTCTTTCTCTAAGTCTTTTTCTCTTTGTGTTAACTCATTACTTTCTTTTTGTAACTCCAGAGCTTTAACTCTTTTACGTTGTTCTTTTACTTTGCTTTCTAATAGATTAGCGGTGTTATCTTCATTTTCGGAAGGAGAGCTACGACCACTGTCAGACTCAGTTGTTTGTTCATTCTCTTGTGTTTCTTGAGATTGTGTACTCGACTGTGACCGTGAGTGCCACCATGTGCTCGGATTAAGCTTATTCGCAGCATTTTCCAGTGCAACTGCTGCATTCTTAACGGCATCCGTTGTACCATTAACATCTATTGCATTCAATTTTTCCTGCACACTTTTTTCAATCCCCTTAAACAAATAATCCGCTTTTTTTCCTGCTTCATTAACATTTCCTTTTATATTTTCCCCTACATCATCAAGCACTTCTCTAACCTTAGCATTTGCAGGTTTTAGAAAGCTATTCTCAACTAACCCCAATATTTGCGATTGTAAATCGTCCTTCTCCTTACTTTCAAATTTATTTTCGATTACTGATACAACACTGCCTTTTCTGCATGGAAGTAGAATATCTGCACTATCGAATTTTTTAACGGTATTACATGCGTTATCTACTTCATTATTTCTTAGTTTACTTAATGTTATGCATGCACCAACAATAGCTATAACACCTACTGCTGCAATGAAAGTCCATTGTTTCCAGCTTTGAATATTGGCAAAGCCAAATTTTGCCAATGCACCAACCACAGTTAGACCACTTAGCACATATGGTACAGTAAGCAAAACAATTTTATTTCTATTCTCTTGTCTTTTGTTTTCCAATATTTCTCCCTGTTTTCCAGAAATTGGTAAGGCTATAGAAAAATTTTCTTTTTTGTTGCCTATAGGGCTCGTGTCTGGAACAATTTCTATTGTCAATGCATTTTGAGCAATCTCATTTATTCCGTCACTTTCTCCGCCTCTAATCTCTCTATCTATTGTATTCTTGCCATTTTTTAATATTTCATCTCTTATTTCTTGCTTGTGTGCATGCTTTATAATAAGAAAAGTTAATAAAATTGTTCCAAGAATAACAGAAGCAAGAGCATAAGCTGGCATTGCTCTTGAATTAAGAATATTTGTAATGAAGCTCATATCGTGGCTAGTTACTACGACTGCAGCAACATAGGCTAGAGAAAATTGAAGCCAAGCATTCACAGCAACTATGGGTATGGTATTATTTACAGAATATTTCTTTGTTGCACGCCATATTCTAGTAAGGTATCCAGTAACAGCTACATCATGATTTAGCTTGAAGTTAAAAGAATTTTCTGTAGTACCTGGGTTCATAAACTTCCTTATATCTTAACTAAATTAATTATATACTAATAACACTGTAAAAGCAAGCTTTTTAACTTAAAGTCACATGCCAAGGCCTGTTGGAGCGCACTTTACTAATCTTTATGTCACTATTTGTTAACCAAATAGAATGTGTGCCATATGTCTCTAAATCGGCGTATCTAATAACTGTAGTATTACAAACTGGATAGTTGAATTTGCTTAACTGAATTATTAAGTCAACTCTGTCACAACTTTCTACAACCTCTTCTTCTTTTTTATAAGCAAGCAGCACTGATTTATTATTCCCTTTGTTAGAACTTGTTTAAAATCTTCGTAACAGGAGAGAAATGAAGGAGAGGACTATCATCTGTAAGCTAGTGTTGAGCTTCCGCTCGCAATTTTTCCACAATCGCCTGCACTTTTCTAACCAGGCAAAAGAGCGTTCAACAACCCATCTTTTTGGCAATACGACGAAAGTGTGTAACTCACTTCGCTTTATTACTTCAACAGTCGCACCAATGATAGCTTTTATTTGTGTTGCAAAATTTTCTCCTGTGTAGCCAGCATCAACCAGTATGTTTTTAACTTCAGAGAGGTTTGCTTTAGCATTTTCGACCATTTTCACAGCACTGCTACGGTCAGTTGCTTCTGCCATTGTTACATAAATTGCATGTGGCAAACCTTGTGTATCAACTGCAATATGGCGCTTTATCCCTGAAATCTTTTTACCTGCATCATAGCCTTTTTTTTCAGCAGTATCTGCGTTTTTAACGCTTTGAGAATCAATTATACAAAAGCTAGTTTTCTCTTTCCGACCATTGCTGATACGGACCTCTCCAACTAATTTTTTTTAAGACTAATTCCAACAAGCTTGGCTCTTCTCCATTCTTTTTACTCCACACTCGAAAATAGTAATATACGCTTTCCCATCTTGGAAAACCCTTTGGTAACATCCTCCACTGACAACCACTTTTTAAGACGTACAACACCCCACAAAATACGTCATACAAATCAAGTTTTCTTGGTTTTGTTTTCTGCTTGCTACTCTCCAAAATTGGCCTGATTTTTTCAAACTGCTCTTGACTTATATTACTTGGATAACTTTTCTGCATAGACACCTCATTATTAATCTATGCTTACTTTACCTCACATTTCCAAGATTTTAAACAGGTTCTTATATATGCAGCCATAATCGCTACACTTTAGTTTTTTGTTTGAATTATTGTATTTGGTATGATTTAAAATTTGATTCTGCCCGTTTTGCTTTGCCCACGTTCTGACAACAAAGTTCCTATTTTTTCTAGTGAGAGAATATAGCAAATTATCACTCTCCTTTATTGCAACATTATCAGCGCTGACTAGAATATCAGGAGTTCTATACATAGCGCTGAAGAAAATACCCAGCATAATAAAGAAAATTCCAAAGAAACGCCAATTTCTTTCCCACAAGCACAGCCACAATAACCCAAGTGTTGTTATTATAACTGATGAGACAGGGAAAGTGCGAATGGGAATAACCAAATACTGAAAACTAGCGATTGCATTTGTTATATACAAAACACTGTCAATTGGGCGCTCTATGAGCGGCGCTATAATCCACTCAATGCCTAAGAACCTGTTTAAAATCTTGGAAATGTGAGGTAAAGTAAGCATAGATTAATAATGAGGTGTCTATGCAGAAAAGTTATCCAAGTAATATAAGTCAAGAGCAGTTTGAAAAAATCAGGCCAATTTTGGAGAGTAGCAAGCAGAAAACAAAACCAAGAAAACTTGATTTGTATGACGTATTTTGTGGGGTGTTGTACGTCTTAAAAAGTGGTTGTCAGTGGAGGATGTTACCAAAGGGTTTTCCAAGATGGGAAAGCGTATATTACTATTTTCGAGTGTGGAGTAAAAAGAATGGAGAAGAGCCAAGCTTGTTGGAATTAGTCTTAAAAAAAATTAGTTGGAGAGGTCCGTATCAGCAATGGTCGGAAAGAGAAAACTAGCTTTTGTATAATTGATTCTCAAAGCGTTAAAAACGCAGATACTGCTGAAAAAAAAGGCTATGATGCAGGTAAAAAGATTTCAGGGATAAAGCGCCATATTGCAGTTGATACACAAGGTTTGCCACATGCAATTTATGTAACAACGGCAGAAGCAACTGACCGTAGCAGTGCTGTGAAAATGGTCGAAAATGCTAAAGCAAACCTCTCTGAAGTTAAAAACATACTGGTTGATGCTGGCTACACAGGAGAAAATTTTGCAACACAAATAAAAGCTATCATTGGTGCGACTGTTGAAGTAATAAAGCGAAGTGAGTTACACACTTTCGTCGTATTGCCAAAAAGATGGGTTGTTGAACGCTCTTTTGCCTGGTTAGAAAAGTGCAGGCGATTGTGGAAAAATTGCGAGCGGAAGCTCAACACTAGCTTACAGATGATAGTCCTCTCCTTCATTTCTCTCCTGTTACGAAGATTTTAAACAGGTTCTAAAGGAATCAATAAAACATAGATTATTCCAAGCGGAATAATAATCAATGTAACTATTGGTATAGCAATTAAATTTATGATGATGCCGCTGATTGAAAGGTAATTAAAATTGTATACCGTGTATGGAACAGTCGCTAAGCTTGCTATTACTGAGCTGATCATTATCGACACAAAATATTTTATTATTTTTATTTTGAACAGCTTGTTGGCATTAATCTGATAACTAGCAACCAGTGCCAAAACGGCAGAAAACGACATCTGAAAGCCGGGCTTTAAAATCGCTTCTGGTTCTACTATAAGTATCATCGAAGCAGCAAACGCAATTGCTATTAATCCCCGATATTTCCTCTCTATTATTATGGCAACAAGTACCAAGATCACCATAATATACGCACGCTGAGCAGAAATTTGTATACCGGTGATCAGCAGATAAAATATGGTTGGCAAAATGGTGAGAAATGCAGATATTTTCTTGGTGTTATACTTAAGGGTTAAAGTTTCAGATATTGCAAATAAATTACGAAACACTATAAAAAACAGGCCAGCAACGAATGATAAGTGCAGACCAGATATAGCAAACAAATGTACTATGCCTGAATCTCGTATTGCATCCATAGTTTTTTGGTCTATTCCATCCTTTTTACCGATCAGTAATGCGGAGATTATGTCTGCATGAGGTTTTTTGATATTTCGTTGCAGGTTTTCATAAATATATTGACGGAAAGATTCTATATACTCTTGAAATTTCCTTGCTTTAGCCTTTTTATGCAAAGCTATTTTGCTCGTTGCAAAGCCTGTAGCACTTATTTTCTGATAATAGGCTACTCTTGCAAGATCATATGCATACTCCGAAGGTGCGATCTTTGGCGGAAAAAGCTTTGCTGACAATTTTATTTGATCGCCTATTTTAATGCCTTTTTCTACTTTAGTTCTAACTGATATTCTTATGTTGTCTAAAGCAATGTGGCCAGTGCGTGACGCTGGAATTTGTGTATTTTTTTCTGGATCCAAGTGTCTGGGCGCTGGGATAACAGAAGGAAGCTTTTCAACAGAGAGCAGAAACTGTCTATATGAGCCCTTATTGCTAATATCCTTTACTGTAGCAACGATATTTTTTACATACCTCTCCTTATCAAGAATTTGAGTATCAACTAAAGCTGTTCTCAGCTTGCTGGCTGTAAATCCTACAAGCACTGTAATCAAGGCGATACATAATATTGCATACCTTTTGTACAGTATTGCAATTAGAATTAGTATAGGTAAAAGCGAGAGAAAAATAGATGTAGTAAAAACACAGCTTGGTTCAAAGCTTAAAGAGAAATAGGTCAAAATTCCTACACATTGACATACGGGAAACCACAGTATCAAGTTATATTTCTCGCTGCGTAGGTTATTGCGTATATAACCGGCTGTGATGTCAAGAAAAGTCAATAAATATATAAAATGTGTGCAATAGTAGGATTTTATTCTTTTATTTTCTATTATTGTATATATAATAACTAAATAAACAACGACGCGGGGTGGAGCAGCTCGGTAGCTCGTCAGGCTCATAACCTGAAGGTCGTAGGTTCAAATCCTACCCCCGCAACTTGATCCCACTACCATTAAGTTAAGGAAAGAAGAGTTAAGATTAGACAAAAAAATTTGAAGTGATTGGGTCATTATGATGAATTTTTAGGCAAATAAAATCCAAGAGATTTGAAAAAATAACAACTGTAGACTGTTTGAGACGAAAGACGTAACACTCAACTTTTCTTAACTTAATGGCAGTGCTCCTGTCATCCTGGTGCTTCCTTTTCCTGTCATCCAAGTAGCCTTCTCTTGTCCTTCCAGTGCCCATTTCTTGTCATCCCAGCACGCGACGCTGGGATTCAGCATTTCCATAATCATCAAAACGTCGTATTTTAACATAAGATCAGCCGCTTTCTATGTTCACAAAATTAGTTTGCTTGCTTACAAGCAAACTTTCCTGGATTCCAGCGTCACGCGCTGGAATGACACCCTTCACAGTCTTTTAAACTGCTTTAGCTATAAGTATTAAGAATTTTACCAAGTGAAGAAAAAAAGCAAAAGAAGCCCTAGTCAATATCTGCTCAAAAATATTGGCATCTTTTTAGCCTTAAACGCTGCAATTTAGCTGCTTTTAAACTACAACTAATCTTGACTTAAACGTTAAGAAATTTACTAAGCAGAAAAAAAGGCAAAAGAAATCCCGCGGTAGAAGTTGCTCACTCTCTAATCCTGCAAATTGGCGTACTATACTGTCTTGAACGACTTATAAGCGCGTTTGAGCTTGTATAGGTAAAAAACCAGAAGTTTTAAAAAGACATACAGTGCACATAGTGCAAAAAATTAGACATGAGACGCCAAATATGCTAAGTTTTTTTGTCCTTTAATCTGCACAGACTGAAGATAAATAATAACTTTAACCTTATGATAATGGGTTTGGAAGAACTTGTCAAGTAGTTTTTTCGTATGTGCAAAGGCTGGTTTAATATGCAAAAAGTCTATTGATTTATAGGCAAATGTGGCTATTATTTGTAGTGTATAAGTATTAGAACCTGTTTAAAATCTTCGTAACAGGAGAGAAATGAAGGAGAGGACTATCATCTGTAAGCTAGTGTTGAGCTTCCGCTCGCAATTTTTCCACAATCGCCTGCACTTTTCTAACCAGGCAAAAGAGCGTTCAACAACCCATCTTTTTGGCAATACGACGAAAGTGTGTAACTCACTTCGCTTTATTACTTCAACAGTCGCACCAATGATAGCTTTTATTTGTGTTGCAAAATTTTCTCCTGTGTAGCCAGCATCAACCAGTATGTTTTTAACTTCAGAGAGGTTTGCTTTAGCATTTTCGACCATTTTCACAGCACTGCTACGGTCAGTTGCTTCTGCCGTTGTTACATAAATTGCATGTGGCAAACCTTGTGTATCAACTGCAATATGGCGCTTTATCCCTGAAATCTTTTTACCTGCATCATAGCCTTTTTTTTCAGCAGTATCTGCGTTTTTAACGCTTTGAGAATCAATTATACAAAAGCTAGTTTTCTCTTTCCGACCATTGCTGATACGGACCTCTCCAACTAATTTTTTTTAAGACTAATTCCAACAAGCTTGGCTCTTCTCCATTCTTTTTACTCCACACTCGAAAATAGTAATATACGCTTTCCCATCTTGGAAAACCCTTTGGTAACATCCTCCACTGACAACCACTTTTTAAGACGTACAACACCCCACAAAATACGTCATACAAATCAAGTTTTCTTGGTTTTGTTTTCTGCTTGCTACTCTCCAAAATTGGCCTGATTTTTTCAAACTGCTCTTGACTTATATTACTTGGATAACTTTTCTGCATAGACACCTCATTATTAATCTATGCTTACTTTACCTCACATTTCCAAGATTTTAAACAGGTTCTCAGATAAAAGCTCCCCTACTTGAAATTCAACTATCTCAAGTGGAAAGTTTGCGCTTCTATTTTCAATTCTATGGGAAACTTTCCTTGGAATTTCTACCACATGATTTGTCGCTATACCGCACGTTTTTTTCCCTAAATTTATATATCCAGCTCCTGACAGCACTATATGGTACTCATCTCTATAGCAGTGAAACTGCCTAGAAGTGCAGCTCAATGGGCTTATAAACAGATATTTTATAAGAAAATTCTCGCCCATTAAAACTACACTGCAAAACCCCCATGGCTTGATTTCTTTCCTTATTGCCTTCGCTTCCTTAACTTTACTAATAAATGACATTAAGCTCTTATCTGGCTGCTTGCAAGCTCTACTTAATAAATTTTTTGCACTACTTTCTGCTGTGAAATTTTGCTCTTTTTTTCCGGTCACATGCTGGAATGACACCGGTTCTTTATCAAATCTCTTACTTAATTCTAAAACTGCATTCCAAGTCCCAACATCCATCCAATCGAAATTAGCCTCTATCATTGCAACGTTTTCCGCTTTCTCCATTATCAAATAATCAATGGATACGCCTTCAACTCCCAAAATCCCGCTGCCTTAAATACAGAAATCCCTCTTGTGGTGTGGAATGTTGCGCACTTGCACAACATAAATTATAAAGATTTGGGGCAGATCTTTTCATCTCATCTACATAGCGTTTTGCTTTAAACACGAATATTCCAGAGTTCCAGTAATGATCGTTACTCAATTCGTGCTCAGGTTTTTCTGTGAAACTCTTAACTATATGGTATTTCTCCTGCTGACCATAAACTGCATTGATATAGCCATATTCGGGATTAAATTCATGAGGCTTTACTCCAAAAGTAACTATAGAGTTAGTTTCAGAGGCTATCTGAGCCGCTTTTTGAGCAGAAGCATAAAAATTGCTCAAATCGCCTATAAAGTGGTCTGAAGGCAGAATTAACATTACCTCATCTTCATCGCAAAGAGGTGCAGCAATTAATATTGCTGCTGCTGTTCCGATCTTTACCGGCTCAAAAATCACTTTATACTCTTGCAGCGCTTTTAATTCCTCCATCACTAACGATTCATACCGTATATTTGTGGCAATTATGGGCGGCATATAGTCACTTTTTAGTCTCAATAAAGTGTTTTGAAGCATGGTGTTATGACTAAATATTTTCTGAAATTGCTTTGGCTTGGATAAAGGCCAAAGCCTACTGCCGCTACCACCACACAATATCACAGGGCGCATTTGGTATAAGATATTAAATAATTAATATCTTATACCAAAGGTAAAATATACGCAAGCTTTTGTTGTGAAGCGATTAAAATAGAAAGTGTGTATTAAATTAAAGTAATTGCTGATTATGGATGTGATGGAGCGTTTTTTGCGCTTTCCTGTCTTTCTCGTGTTACTTTATCAGTATAAGGAGTACCGCTCCCCTGATTTTTATCATCTCTTTGTCCATTAATCTTGTTTTGCGATTTCTCCTTTTCTGAGCTTTGTTTTTTAAATTTATCCATGCTTTCACTACTTTTGCTCGGCCCCTTTTCCAACTCTCTCTCAATGCCTGGCCTCCTAGCATCAAGCTCTTTCCAGGTGCCACAAATAGTATCACGGTCAAGATAGTCTTTCTTCTCTAGCTCTGACCTATTTCCTTCTTTAACAGCTGAATAATCGTTTTTTGTTTCTTCCCAATATTCCTTTAATTGGTGTTTCCACATAGTCCAGTAAGCATCACCATACTTTTTCTTATTTGCCACAAATAACAAAATTGGAGCCTCAAGTGTGGTAGCTCCCATGTTCACTAAATTTTTCACTGCCATTGCAGGAGTGAACAAAAGGTAACCAAAAAATTTTGCAATTGGATTTTGTCTGTTTACTAAATGCTTCCCTAACTTCATAGGAATGAAAGTCAGCAGTTTAGCACAAATCTTAGCTAAGCCCGCAGCAAGAACAATAGGAACAGATATAAGACTTTTATCTAGCTCTAGATTACCATTTTGATCCCTAACTTCAAAAAAACTAGTGCTTAACTTCTTATAATCACTAGTGTACAATAATTCTCCATTTCTTCCTTCCTGGTCAACAACTTCCTGAATTTTACCTTCTTTATTTTTTACCTCTTTAGTTAGCACAGAAGAATTAGTTAGTTCAAACGGGTATTTAGAATTCTCAGTTTTTTGAGCTTCAAAAACTGGCAAATGTTTTTCAAGATCGATTTTTGAAAACTCAAATGGTTTATAGTAGCTATCATAGTGCTTAACATCCTTATTTTTTTTTGGATTAACTAAAAAGTCAATGGTAAAATAAGATCTGTTATCAACTTTCTTAACCAAAGCTAGATCAAACTCGTATCCATTATATTTAAGCTGGTATTCGGGATTTCCCTCTTCATCTTTTACAAGCTTTCCATTCCTATCTTTTTTTTCTATAATTTCCCCAGACTCTACAATCTGATCATAATTTTTTGGGTATTGACATTTTTTTCCATTATATGTCATTACCTTCCTAAGGTCCTTTACATAGACTTGAGATTCAAGTAAAGTAAATAAATTCTTCACTTTTAGCGTAAGGTCCGTTCCCCACTTTTTCAATGTCTCTAACATATTGCTAAACCAAGATAACTAAGCACTATAGTTCAATAATAAAACCAGCATACTAAGAATATGTTAACATAGAATAGATGATTTTACAAGAAAATATGCTTGTAAAAGAAAAAAATCGTAAAAGTAAGAGCTATATAAGTGATGCTCGACAAATACTTTATACATGTAATCGTAAAAACTCTTAGAGGTACACTGTGTATGTAATCTTCACACACTACTTGCATTCCAAGAACTGCATGCCAAAAAATACAAAACAATAATACAACAAAAAATAAAAGCTCTAGAGGATGATCAATAGCCTGAAATAATTTTTCATTAAAAGACAAAGGAGTATCAGCATAAAGTGCACAAGAAAATGAATAGATAAACCAAGGAAATAAAAACAATAAAATCACCGCAGAAACACGTTGAACCCACCAATGATGTACTGAATTTCCAGATTGACTCATATAAACATAAATAAAAAAGCTATAGTAGAGAAAAGTAAAGTTACTGTCAGTAGCATAGCACTTTTTGAGACACTAGTAATTTCTAAATTAAGTCCAGCATCCCATAATAAATGACGAATACCATTGAGAAAATGATATAGAAAGCTTACAAGACATAAAACATAAGCTAACTTGGCGATAGGAGTAGATAACAATACATTCAAGTACTTTACTATAAATAGCTCAGGAAAATAAACATGTAATATAAAATACCAAGAAAGCACCATTAACAGAAGGAATAATAAGATACCAGTTAATCTGTGCATAATAGAAAAAAAACTAGTAACTTGTACTTTATATATTTGCAAATGTGGAGAAAGAGGCCTATCACTCATAAAATTCCATTATCAAGAAATTAAAATAAAGTAGAAGTAAAGACAGCAATATAGTACACCACAACACCACTATTAAAAGTGGTGAGTTGTGCACAAAGCCTAAGGAGGTAATCCAGCTGCAGATTCCCCTACTGCTACCTTGTTACGACTTCACCCCAGTCACTGATCCCACTTTAAATAACTCCCTCCTTGCGGTTAGGTCATTAGCTTCGAGTGAAACCAATTCCCATGGCGTGACGGGCAGTGTGTACAAGACCCGAGAACGTATTCACCGTGGCATGCTGATCCACGATTACTAGCGATTCCAACTTCATGCACTCGAGTTGCAGAGTACAATCCGAACTGAGATGGCTTTTAAGAGATTAGCTTAGCCTCGCGACTTTGCAGCCCATTGTAGCCACCATTGTAGCACGTGTGTAGCCCACTCCATAAAGGCCATGATGACTTGACATCATCCCCACCTTCCTCCAGTTTATCACTAGCAGTTTCCTTAAAGTCCCCAGCATTACCCGATGGTAACTAAGGATGAGGGTTACGCTCGTTGCGGGACTTAACCCAACATCTCACGACACGAGCTGACGACAGCCATGCAACACCTGTGTGAAATCCGGCCGAACCGACCCTATCCCTTCGAATAGGTATGATTTCCATGTCAAGGAGTGGTAAGGTTTTTCGCGTTGCATCGAATTAAACCACATGCTCCACCGCTTGTGCGGGTCCCCGTCAATTCCTTTGAGTTTTAATCTTGCGACCGTAGTCCCCAGGCGGAATGTTTAACGCGTTAGCTGTAATACAGAAAGTAAACTTCCCATATTTAACATTCATCGTTTACAGCGTGGACTACCAGGGTATCTAATCCTGTTTGCTCCCCACGCCTTCGCGCCTCAGCGTCAGATTTGAACCAGATAGACGCCTTCGCCACTGGTGTTCCTCCTAATATTTACGAATTTCACCTCTACACTAGGAATTCCTCTATCCTCTTTCAATCTCTAGGTTAGCAGTTTTAAAAGCAATTCCAAAGTTGAGCTTTGGGATTTCACTTTTAACTTACTAACCAGCCTACGCGCTCTTTACGCCCAATAATTCCGAATAACGCTAGCCCTCTCCGTATTACCGCGGCTGCTGGCACGGAGTTAGCCAGGACTTCTTCTGTGAGTACCGTCACTATCTTCCTCACCGAAAGAGCTTTACAACCCAAAGGCCTTCTTCACTCATGCGGTATGGCTGGATCAGGCTTTCGCCCATTGTCCAATATTCCCCACTGCTGCCTCCCGTAGGAGTCTGGACCGTATCTCAGTTCCAGTGTGGCTGATCATCCTCTCAGATCAGCTATAGATCATTGCCTTGGTAAGCCATTACCTTACCAACTAACTAATCTAATATAGGCTCATCTAATAGCAATAAATCTTTCCCCCTTAGGGCGTATACGGTATTAGTTGCCGTTTCCAACAATTATTCCGTACTACTAGGTAGATTCCTATACATTACTCACCCGTCTGCCACTAAGTTATACCATAGCAAGCTACAATATAACCCCGTTCGACTTGCATGTGTTAAGCCTGCCGCCAGCGTTCATTCTGAGCCAGGATCAAACTCTCAAATTTAGACTTCAACCTATAAAAGGTTGAGGGTACATCGGATAAATCCGACAAAAAAAATAATTAGCTTTATATTGCTGTCTTTATTTCTACTTTAGAAATATTTCGATTTCCAACTATTCAAACAACTTTGAAAACATTATTATGTGATATAATTGCTATGTCAATAAGTTTTTGCAAATCAAAAAGCATTAATATATAAAAAATATATATCTATTGAGAATATCACTATGAAGAAATACATTTTTCTACTTGCATTGGTACCAGTGCTAATTGGCATAACATTGTACTCGTTACGTAATATTGATAATGCAAAACAATCTACAATTGCAGGTAATAAGTTCTATGAAGTGTTATTCTCCAAAAAAGATAGTGAGTTATTAGAGGGAACAGACTCAAATTGGAAGCATTTAGCAGACTTTGAAAGTGCATTCAGTCGTATCTCAAACTCAACATCAACAGACGCAGCATCTATTTATAGTGATATAGCAGATAATGAGGATGTTCCTGACGTTTTGCGTGAATT
This genomic stretch from Wolbachia endosymbiont of Cimex lectularius harbors:
- a CDS encoding IS5 family transposase (programmed frameshift), which encodes MQKSYPSNISQEQFEKIRPILESSKQKTKPRKLDLYDVFCGVLYVLKSGCQWRMLPKGFPRWESVYYYFRVWSKKNGEEPSLLELVLKKLVGEVRISNGRKEKTSFCIIDSQSVKNADTAEKKGYDAGKKISGIKRHIAVDTQGLPHAIYVTMAEATDRSSAVKMVENAKANLSEVKNILVDAGYTGENFATQIKAIIGATVEVIKRSELHTFVVLPKRWVVERSFAWLEKCRRLWKNCERKLNTSLQMIVLSFISLLLRRF
- a CDS encoding IS5 family transposase (programmed frameshift): MQKSYPSNISQEQFEKIRPILESSKQKTKPRKLDLYDVFCGVLYVLKSGCQWRMLPKGFPRWESVYYYFRVWSKKNGEEPSLLELVLKKLVGEVRISNGRKEKTSFCIIDSQSVKNADTAEKKGYDAGKKISGIKRHIAVDTQGLPHAIYVTTAEATDRSSAVKMVENAKANLSEVKNILVDAGYTGENFATQIKAIIGATVEVIKRSELHTFVVLPKRWVVERSFAWLEKCRRLWKNCERKLNTSLQMIVLSFISLLLRRF
- the sdhD gene encoding succinate dehydrogenase, hydrophobic membrane anchor protein, which gives rise to MSQSGNSVHHWWVQRVSAVILLFLFPWFIYSFSCALYADTPLSFNEKLFQAIDHPLELLFFVVLLFCIFWHAVLGMQVVCEDYIHSVPLRVFTITCIKYLSSITYIALTFTIFFFYKHIFL
- the sdhC gene encoding succinate dehydrogenase, cytochrome b556 subunit; this encodes MSDRPLSPHLQIYKVQVTSFFSIMHRLTGILLFLLLMVLSWYFILHVYFPELFIVKYLNVLLSTPIAKLAYVLCLVSFLYHFLNGIRHLLWDAGLNLEITSVSKSAMLLTVTLLFSTIAFLFMFI